In one Cyclopterus lumpus isolate fCycLum1 chromosome 24, fCycLum1.pri, whole genome shotgun sequence genomic region, the following are encoded:
- the lamp5 gene encoding lysosome-associated membrane glycoprotein 5 — MGRLGLSTTESARLLLLGVLALSVVLAEQEGENLSGLSTNPDKAIFAVRENGTTCLMVEFAVRFLVPYDVLALNGIDLITEQAAFTLPRGAEIEGKCGSTESEIHITWNNNAYTLRIYFSKEFRDKGIEVWKISKVQFLYDTSETSHFINAYNPGKHTANTHRLSALVTPAGLSYVCLAQQTLTLISTDHQKGVTVSMYDTQIQPFDIASDFMFSEPYKCITDQRERLEETLPLILGFILALIIVITLTVYHFHLKLTAIPPQLPRDRSMYKNM, encoded by the exons CGCCCGGCTTCTGCTGCTCG GTGTGCtggcgctgtccgtggtgctggcGGAGCAGGAAGGGGAGAACCTGTCCGGTCTCTCCACCAACCCGGACAAAGCCATCTTCGCGGTGCGGGAGAACGGCACGACATGCCTGATGGTGGAGTTCGCCGTGAGATTCCTCGTGCCATATGACGTGCTCGCGCTCAATGGGATAGAC CTGATCACCGAGCAGGCGGCGTTCACTCTGCCTCGTGGGGCAGAAATCGAGGGTAAATGTGGGAGCACCGAGTCGGAGATCCACATAACCTGGAACAACAACGCCTACACGCTCCGCATCTACTTCTCTAAG gagtTCCGTGACAAGGGCATTGAGGTGTGGAAGATTAGCAAAGTTCAGTTCCTCTATGATACCTCGGAGACCTCGCATTTCATCAACGCGTACAACC ctggGAAGCACACGGCCAACACCCACCGCCTGTCGGCCCTGGTGACCCCCGCCGGGCTCTCCTACGTGTGCCTGGCGCAGCAGACTCTCACCCTCATCTCCACCGACCACCAGAAGGGCGTCACCGTCTCCATGTACGACACCCAGATCCAGCCCTTCGACATCGCCTCGGACTTCATGTTCAGCGAAC CCTACAAGTGCATCACTGACCAGCGGGAGCGCCTGGAGGAGACCCTCCCCCTCATCCTGGGTTTCATCCTGGccctcatcatcgtcatcacgcTCACCGTCTACCACTTCCACCTGAAGCTGACGGCCATCCCGCCGCAGCTGCCCAGAGACCGCTCCATGTACAAGAACATGTAG